The Phormidium ambiguum IAM M-71 nucleotide sequence TTTATAAAGGTGTCACTTCCGTCAATCCTGAATATCCCTTAATTTATTCTCTATTTGTCAATGAAAAATACAGTAAAGATCGATCGGCATTTCGAGAAACCGCCTTACAACGACTGCAAAATTGGAATTTTAATGCGCTTGGAGGGTGGACAGCCCCACTATTTTGGGACAAAGGAATGCCATACACGGTAATACTTGATTTTGCCAAAGTTACGCCGCCAATCAAGAATGAATATATATATCTTCCCGACGTTTTCGATCCAGAATGGTTAAAACAAATTGATGTTAAAGCAAAAAATATAGCCGCACCAATAGCAAAAAGTAAGCAGTTAGTGGGATATTTCACTGACAATGAATTAATCTGGGCGCAAGCACAAACACCAGATAGAAAGGTAGATCCCAGTTTGTTGCTTACCTCAGAAGCTAGATTATCATTACTGCAAATATTTTTGAGCCTTGAAGAAAAGCAACCAGGATATAAAGCTGCGTGGGATTTTGTTTTAAAAAGACACGGCAACAGTTTAGAACAACTAGCTAAAGATTGGCAATTAGAAATTACTTCTCAAGAAACAATCAAACAGTGGACTAATGAGAAAAAGGCGATCGTTTCCAAAAGCTATTTAGCAGATGAAGGAGCTTTCTCAGAAGAAATTGCCCGTCGCTATTTTCAAGAAACATCAGCAGCAATTCACCGTTACGATCCCAATCATTTAATTTTAGGATGTCGATTTGGTGAGCCTCCGGGTCAAGCTATTTTTGCGGCAATTAAACATCCTTGGGTTGATGTAGTTTCAGCTAACAATTATCGCTTTGCTATGTACGATCGCATAGACATTTACTATCAAGGTACGCAATTACCAATTTTGAATGGTGAATTTAGTTGGGGACATAAAGTTTTTTCCGATCGTCCTTTACCAAATGAACCAGAAGGCGGAATTACTCTCACAGAACGCATGATTCGCAATGGTGAAGAATCTCTGAAAAAAGCCATAACTCATCCTGCTCTTGTCGGTTATACTTGGTATCGTTGGGTAGATTTGCCGGGAAATACACCGCCGATTAGTCTTGGTCTTTTAAACCTTAACGATGAACCAAATAAACTACATACTGATTTGTTGAAAAAAATAAATGCTCAAGCTGAGGCGATCGCGCTCAAAAATAATAATTAGTTGTAGGGTGCGTCAGACATTTAAGTGTATTGTTTCAGCAGTAAATACAAAACCTCATTTTCCTGAAAATGTTGGCAATGAATAATTTCATACTTGGAGAATTGTAGGGTGCGTTAGAGCCAAAATTTAATGGAGAAACCATTTAGTTAAGTGTCTGACGCACCTACTATACAACTCCCTTACGCTGCCCGATCGCCCTACCAAAAATCAACTAACTAATGCCAACAGATACCCTTCCTCAGAAACTTTAAAACAAATAATCGATTAATTAAGTAATAATGCTTAAATAATCTCAATATGTTAACCCAATAAAACACACTTTTGTCGAGAGTTACACTAAAATTAGTAATGTCAACCACTATTAAAATCAAAAGCGGCAAGAAACTGGAAAGCAAATCAGTTAGCTTAACCCAGATTCGCAAGCCCTAACTAAAAAACCCGTTTTCCCGGCGGAGTTTTGTAGGTAGCAAATAAAAACCCCTTTCCTCGCTGCGATCGCTTCTGGCTAGAACAAGCAAGAAGCAACAGCAATAATCTTAACCAAGGCAAAAAAGCAGCCTGAGTGAACATGACCCCATTCCCACCCCAGGAGCCAAAAGTTGCGATCCGTCCCCTACAACGCCGGGACTTAGACGCGATCGGTACAATAGCAGACGCTAACGAAAAAGTTCTGATTCAATCTTTGGAGGCGAACAACCTCGAAAGCCTGAATGAGACAAAAGAGTATATAGAACAAATTAACCAATCTTACGGGCTATGGAAAATTTTAAGTCTGTTTCCTAACCCCTTGCGTTATGAGTTATGCGCTTATGTTGCTCTGGAAGAACAACAAGTTAGGGGCATGATTCAAGTTAAGCCATTTAATCGTACCCGTAGCACCTGGCGAGTAGAAAGAGTAATTGTCGATCGCCAAGCAAATCGCCAAACTCGTAGTCTAGCAGTAGGTTCCGCGCTGTTACGTTACTGCTTTGAAACAATTTGGGAAGCACGCACTTGGTTGCTCGAAGTCAACATCAATGACAAAAATACCCTAGCCCTCTATCGGCAAAATGGATTTCAACCATTAGCTCAGTTAACTTCTTGGGAAATCTCACCATCATTATTAGCCGAACTGCAAGAGAGAGAACCAGATTTACCAAACTTGCTGCCAGTGAGTAACGCTGACGCGCAACTGCTTTATCAATTAGATACAGCAGCAATGCCACCATTAGTGCGGCAAGTATTCGATCGCCACGTTCAAGATTTCAAAAAAGGTTTCTTCAGCGCCCTCATCGAAGGAATGCGCCAATGGTTCAGCCAAACTGAAGTAGTTAGCGGTTACGTATTTGAACCTCAGCGGAAAGCAGCGATCGGTTATTTTCAACTCCAACTCAGTCGCACCGGGAAAGAACCCCACAAAGCTGAATTAACAGTTCACCCCGCTTATACTTGGCTGTATCCCGAACTGCTCTCCCAAATGGCACGCATCGCCCAAGACTTCCCCGCCCAACCCTTACAGCTAACCTCCGCTGACTACCAACCAGAACGCGAAGAATATTTAGAGCAAATCGGCGCACAAAGAATCGCCCACACTCTATTAATGTCTCGTTCTGTTTGGCACAAAATCCGCGAATCCAAATTTGCCCTCGAAGGATTGCAACTCTCCGAAATGTTGCAAGGCTTACAACGATCGCGTCAACCAGTCCCCGGCAGAATGTCTTGGTTACAATCTCCTCACCAACTAGCTACCCCAGAATCAACCCCCTCTCATAGTTCCGCTGGCGAAATCGCCAACTACGATAGTGAAGGAGAGCAGGGGAGCAGAGGAGCAGGGGAGCAGGGGAGCAGAGGAGATGGGGAGATGGGGAAATAGGAGGACAAGGGGATAAGGGGACAAGGGGAAATTTATTCACGCAAAACTCTGTACGGGCTGGTTTAGTAGATAATCTGTGAATCTGACAAACAATCTCTGGACAAAACCCGCCCCTACAAACTTAAAACGTGCTACGCACTGCTACGCTAACAAAACTTTATATCTATGACCGAAAACCAAAACCTCCCCCCTGCCCCCCCCCCCCCCCCCCCCCCCCCCCCCCCCCCCCCCCCCCCCCCCCCCCCCCGCTCCCCCGCTCCCCTGCCTCCAAATCCCAAATCTCCGCACTGGGACTGGATATTGGTCGAAAGCGGATTGGGGTAGCAGGGTGCGATCGCACAGGTTTAATCGCCACAGGACTAACCACCATCGAGCGCAAATCCTTTGCCGACGACATCGCCCAATTTCAACAATTGGTGACAGAACGAGAAGTAGAAATCCTAGTCATCGGATTACCCTACTCAATGGATGGCACTTTAGGCTTCCAAGCTAAACAAGTGCAAAAACTCGCCCGTAATTATGCAAAAGCCTTAAATTTGCCCATAGAGTACGTAGACGAGCGGTTAACTTCATTTCAAGCCGAAGAACTCATCAAAGCCGAAAATAGATCGCCGTCTAGAAATAAAAATTTGATCGATCGCAAAGCAGCAGCAATAATTCTGCAACAATGGTTGGACGAACGTCGTAAACGACAACAACACTCCCCTCCTTTGGAGCCTAACCATGTCTGAAAATAGAGAAAACGGATATTCTGAAGAAGAAGATATTGTCAGCTTAGTAGATCAAGCAGGACGCGAACTTCTTTGCTACGTAGAAGAATATATTGAGCTAGACGAAGAAGAATATCTAGTTCTGCTTCCAGTCGATGCCTCAGTAGACATTTTTATTGGCGATGAGGAATCGGAAGAATTATCAGTAGTTCAAGATGAAGCAACTATCGATAAAATTTATCCGATCGCTCAAGCTGTCCTCGCCGAAAAAAACCTCAAACTCAAACGTACTCCCTTCGTCTTAACTGTAGAAGGTGAACTTCCTCCCGTTGACGAAGAAAACCTCCTGACTTTAGAAATTCAAGACGAAGATGCTAACCCAATGCAACCTCCCATCGAACCAGAGGAACTGCAATTACTAGCTAGCTTCTACGATGAAGAACAAGAATACTGCGTCTACACTCCTCTAGCACCTTTGGTTTTCTTCGGTCGCTTTAACGAAGACGGCAAAGCCGAGTTACTCGCTGATGAAGAATTTGAGCGAGTCCGACCTTTGTTAGAAGACCAACTGTTTAACCAAATGGAATAAAACCGTAGGTGATTAGTCGATAAGTCATTTATCATTTTGTTCGTATCCTCCACTGGGGCTTGCCCCATCATTGGAATAAGTGACCCAATACTAATCACCCGATGTTGTTTTTCCCAATTTACGCTATTTGCAGATGAGCATTGTGCAACGCTTCTCGAAAACTTTCTTTTATCTAGCACTATTTCCAGCTGTTTTAGTGCTATGTGCTTGGCAAGGATGGTCTTGGTGGAGTTGGGCAACAGCACCACCTGTCCCTAAGTTATCTGCCGAACTAGATGCCGAAAAAACAGTACAGATTCGCATTCCCCCAGGTTCTACTAGTAAGCAAATTGGTAGTTATTTAGAATCAGTTGGTTTAATTCGTTCCAGTAATGCTTGGGATCTTTGGGCTCGTTGGTTAAATACGCAAAATAAAGGTGTGTTTAAAGCCGGGACTTATCAGCTTTCACCTACTCAGTCTTTAGAAGAAATTGCAGAAAAACTTAGTCAGGGTAGTGTCGTACAAGTTAGCTTTACGATCCCGGAAGGTCGAAATCTCAAACAAATGGCTGCTTACTTTGAATCCCAAGGCTTTTTCACCGCCCAAGAATTTCTCGCCGCTACCAAGCAAATTCCCCGCGATCGATTTCCTTGGCTACCCAGTAACTTACCCTATCTCGAAGGCTTTTTGTACCCAGACACTTACCAAATAGCTACCGGAGGCATCACTCCCCAAGCGATTATAGATATCATGCTCAAACGCTTTGAGGAAGTTGCTCTGCCAATCTACCAACAAAATCCCGAACAAAAAAACCTTAATCTTCTCCAATGGGTGACTCTTGCCAGTATCGTAGAAAAAGAATCGGTGATTCCGGCAGAACGTCCCCGCATTGCAGGTGTGTTTACT carries:
- a CDS encoding GNAT family N-acetyltransferase, whose product is MTPFPPQEPKVAIRPLQRRDLDAIGTIADANEKVLIQSLEANNLESLNETKEYIEQINQSYGLWKILSLFPNPLRYELCAYVALEEQQVRGMIQVKPFNRTRSTWRVERVIVDRQANRQTRSLAVGSALLRYCFETIWEARTWLLEVNINDKNTLALYRQNGFQPLAQLTSWEISPSLLAELQEREPDLPNLLPVSNADAQLLYQLDTAAMPPLVRQVFDRHVQDFKKGFFSALIEGMRQWFSQTEVVSGYVFEPQRKAAIGYFQLQLSRTGKEPHKAELTVHPAYTWLYPELLSQMARIAQDFPAQPLQLTSADYQPEREEYLEQIGAQRIAHTLLMSRSVWHKIRESKFALEGLQLSEMLQGLQRSRQPVPGRMSWLQSPHQLATPESTPSHSSAGEIANYDSEGEQGSRGAGEQGSRGDGEMGK
- the ruvX gene encoding Holliday junction resolvase RuvX — protein: MSALGLDIGRKRIGVAGCDRTGLIATGLTTIERKSFADDIAQFQQLVTEREVEILVIGLPYSMDGTLGFQAKQVQKLARNYAKALNLPIEYVDERLTSFQAEELIKAENRSPSRNKNLIDRKAAAIILQQWLDERRKRQQHSPPLEPNHV
- a CDS encoding DUF3727 domain-containing protein, whose translation is MSENRENGYSEEEDIVSLVDQAGRELLCYVEEYIELDEEEYLVLLPVDASVDIFIGDEESEELSVVQDEATIDKIYPIAQAVLAEKNLKLKRTPFVLTVEGELPPVDEENLLTLEIQDEDANPMQPPIEPEELQLLASFYDEEQEYCVYTPLAPLVFFGRFNEDGKAELLADEEFERVRPLLEDQLFNQME
- the mltG gene encoding endolytic transglycosylase MltG; translation: MSIVQRFSKTFFYLALFPAVLVLCAWQGWSWWSWATAPPVPKLSAELDAEKTVQIRIPPGSTSKQIGSYLESVGLIRSSNAWDLWARWLNTQNKGVFKAGTYQLSPTQSLEEIAEKLSQGSVVQVSFTIPEGRNLKQMAAYFESQGFFTAQEFLAATKQIPRDRFPWLPSNLPYLEGFLYPDTYQIATGGITPQAIIDIMLKRFEEVALPIYQQNPEQKNLNLLQWVTLASIVEKESVIPAERPRIAGVFTQRLQKGMRLEADPTVEYGLNIQQTADQPLTFKQVRTPSPYNTYLNRGLPPTPIASPGKASLQATLNPEKTDYLFFVARYDGTHVFSRTLAEHNAAVAAIRKQRVQQQVQQQNQGTTAKPNSN